In a genomic window of Shouchella clausii:
- a CDS encoding galactitol-1-phosphate 5-dehydrogenase yields the protein MEALNLYGTGDIRFEQSPKPTIANGNEVIVRVETAGICGSDLSRYKKLGPYISGTTFGHECSGTIEEVGSNVSHLKEGMRVAVCPALPCGECTQCRQGAFSRCPSLTVIGAVQPGAFAEYVKLPAENVLPLPNEIDADTAAFIEPAAVVAHGFYKTAIEPGADVAIIGCGSIGLLAIQWAKLFGARYVYAIDIDEQKLKVAKELGADQRVNPLDGPVHEQIHDFTAGEGVDVAIEAAGTPVTSAQALALPKKGGEVVFLGIPYGDVTIERFYFEKIVRNELRVHGSWNGLSAPFPGKEWKTAIHSMQTGAIQVKPLITHRLPLSDGPFVFKEMASGSPGYIKTLLYPGKTGPKERAINHLK from the coding sequence GTGGAGGCTTTAAATTTATACGGCACAGGCGATATCCGCTTTGAGCAATCGCCAAAGCCAACGATCGCCAATGGCAATGAAGTCATCGTCCGCGTGGAAACGGCAGGGATTTGCGGATCAGACTTATCCCGTTATAAAAAACTAGGGCCTTATATTTCCGGGACGACGTTTGGCCATGAATGTTCAGGTACAATTGAGGAAGTAGGCAGCAATGTCAGCCATCTAAAGGAAGGAATGCGAGTCGCTGTGTGCCCCGCTCTCCCGTGCGGCGAGTGCACCCAATGTCGGCAAGGGGCTTTTTCACGATGCCCGTCGCTAACCGTTATCGGAGCTGTCCAGCCAGGGGCGTTTGCAGAATATGTGAAGTTGCCTGCTGAAAATGTCCTCCCATTGCCGAATGAAATCGATGCTGATACGGCAGCGTTCATTGAGCCGGCTGCTGTTGTGGCACACGGTTTTTACAAGACGGCGATCGAACCAGGAGCAGATGTGGCCATTATCGGCTGCGGAAGCATCGGCTTGCTTGCCATTCAATGGGCAAAATTGTTTGGTGCCAGATATGTATACGCAATTGATATCGATGAACAAAAATTAAAAGTGGCCAAAGAACTTGGCGCCGACCAACGAGTGAATCCACTTGATGGCCCAGTGCATGAACAAATTCACGATTTCACTGCTGGAGAAGGGGTAGATGTGGCGATTGAAGCAGCGGGCACTCCGGTTACTTCTGCCCAAGCATTAGCATTGCCGAAGAAAGGCGGAGAAGTTGTTTTTCTTGGGATTCCATACGGGGACGTGACAATCGAGCGTTTTTACTTTGAAAAAATTGTACGGAACGAATTGCGTGTCCATGGTTCTTGGAATGGGCTGTCCGCCCCATTTCCGGGCAAAGAATGGAAAACGGCGATTCACTCTATGCAAACAGGAGCAATACAAGTAAAGCCTCTCATTACACACCGGTTGCCTTTATCCGATGGGCCATTTGTTTTTAAGGAAATGGCCAGCGGTTCCCCTGGGTATATAAAAACGTTGCTTTACCCAGGAAAAACGGGGCCAAAAGAACGAGCCATCAATCATCTGAAATAG
- the abc-f gene encoding ribosomal protection-like ABC-F family protein, producing the protein MLLMKAKEIKKSVGARELLNIKALYLYEGDRVGLVGNNGAGKSTLLRILAGEGKADLATVETYGSVAYVPQLENENEAVAGELASKWHVPDGSVQTMSGGEQTRKKIAAALASDPHIFIADEPTSHLDIDGIEQLEKELTAFNGAVLLTSHDKVLVNKVCTTIWELEDGCLTVYEGNYDHYLKQKQANKQKAHKEYEAFVQEKNRLEQAAKQIQAKSAKIKKAPSRMGNSEARLHKRSSGVQKAKLNRAAEAMRTRIEQLEVKEKPKEVEPIRFDMAQFPILHSKRAVQFQGCPVQIGANILKANVHGEVPTGARLAIIGPNGSGKTTLARQIADRSGGLYVAAPAKIGFFQQQQENLHEGKTVLENMIEDSPYTQTFIRTVLSRLAFSRDEIDKKAAVLSGGERVRASLAKVFLSNCNVLVLDEPTNYLDIATKDSLLEVLKAYPGTICFVTHERALIDDLATHILSFADEEPTVTMVAPNKKEQKRDSAEEVKAALLAVELKLSETLGRLSTAVNEHEKQELDQTFQQLLAEKKRLLQ; encoded by the coding sequence ATGTTGTTAATGAAAGCAAAAGAGATTAAGAAAAGCGTTGGTGCACGGGAACTGTTGAATATTAAGGCGCTCTATCTTTATGAAGGCGACCGGGTCGGGCTTGTCGGAAACAATGGCGCAGGCAAGTCGACGCTTTTGCGCATACTGGCCGGTGAGGGGAAGGCTGATTTGGCGACTGTTGAAACGTATGGCTCAGTCGCTTATGTGCCCCAGCTAGAAAACGAAAATGAGGCAGTTGCAGGAGAGTTGGCCAGCAAATGGCATGTCCCAGATGGAAGCGTCCAAACAATGAGCGGCGGGGAACAAACACGTAAAAAAATTGCGGCAGCTTTAGCATCCGATCCGCATATTTTTATTGCCGATGAGCCAACGAGCCATTTGGACATCGATGGAATCGAGCAACTAGAGAAAGAGCTAACGGCTTTTAATGGTGCAGTGCTGTTAACTTCCCATGATAAAGTATTGGTTAATAAAGTGTGTACGACGATTTGGGAACTGGAAGATGGCTGCCTCACTGTATATGAGGGAAATTACGATCATTATCTTAAGCAAAAACAGGCCAACAAGCAAAAAGCACACAAAGAATACGAAGCATTTGTCCAAGAAAAGAACAGGCTGGAGCAGGCAGCCAAACAGATCCAAGCAAAGTCTGCGAAAATTAAGAAAGCACCGAGCAGGATGGGCAATTCAGAAGCACGGTTGCATAAACGGAGTTCAGGTGTTCAGAAAGCAAAGCTAAACCGCGCTGCTGAAGCAATGCGGACGAGAATCGAGCAGCTTGAAGTGAAAGAAAAGCCGAAGGAGGTTGAGCCGATTCGTTTTGATATGGCACAATTTCCTATTCTTCATAGCAAACGAGCGGTCCAATTCCAAGGCTGCCCTGTACAAATCGGCGCCAACATTCTAAAAGCAAACGTTCATGGAGAAGTGCCGACAGGGGCTAGGTTGGCGATTATTGGACCGAACGGATCGGGAAAAACAACGCTTGCCCGGCAAATTGCTGACCGCAGCGGCGGCTTGTATGTAGCAGCACCAGCTAAGATCGGATTTTTTCAACAGCAGCAAGAAAACTTGCACGAAGGAAAAACCGTTTTAGAAAATATGATCGAAGACAGCCCGTATACACAAACGTTCATCCGCACAGTCTTGTCAAGGTTGGCATTTTCCAGAGACGAAATCGATAAGAAAGCGGCTGTGTTGAGCGGCGGTGAGCGAGTACGGGCTTCCCTTGCCAAGGTCTTCCTTTCAAATTGCAATGTCCTTGTCCTTGATGAACCAACGAACTACTTGGATATCGCGACGAAGGACTCACTGTTAGAAGTGCTGAAGGCCTACCCTGGGACGATTTGCTTTGTTACGCACGAACGAGCACTGATTGATGACCTAGCGACCCATATCCTTTCCTTCGCTGACGAGGAACCGACCGTAACAATGGTTGCGCCTAATAAAAAAGAGCAAAAACGAGACAGCGCTGAAGAAGTAAAAGCGGCCTTATTGGCAGTTGAACTGAAATTGTCGGAAACGCTCGGTCGCCTTTCGACAGCAGTCAATGAGCACGAAAAGCAAGAACTGGACCAAACCTTTCAGCAGTTGCTTGCTGAAAAAAAGCGGCTTTTGCAGTGA
- a CDS encoding YdhK family protein encodes MRKRLLITSTALAVSLAGCGAGSDNLEPEQPAHEEKGDHNSENHHGDHSSSGEVPEGLKEADNPSYPVGSKATMEANHMPGMKGTEATIVGAYTTTAYAVSYTSTTGEAPVENHKWVIHEELEGYKEEAYAPGDTVVINADHMEGMDGAEAVIDSSEQTTVYMVDFEADGERVQNHKWVTEEELRSP; translated from the coding sequence ATGAGGAAACGATTACTAATAACAAGTACTGCACTGGCCGTTAGTTTGGCAGGTTGCGGTGCTGGTTCGGACAACCTAGAGCCTGAACAACCAGCTCATGAAGAGAAAGGCGACCACAACAGCGAGAACCACCATGGGGACCATTCAAGTTCTGGTGAAGTACCTGAAGGCTTAAAGGAAGCAGACAATCCTTCCTATCCAGTCGGGAGCAAAGCAACGATGGAAGCTAACCATATGCCAGGAATGAAAGGAACGGAAGCGACCATTGTCGGCGCCTATACAACAACGGCTTATGCTGTATCGTATACGTCAACGACGGGGGAAGCACCTGTTGAAAACCATAAATGGGTCATACATGAAGAGTTGGAAGGTTATAAAGAGGAAGCTTATGCTCCTGGCGATACGGTTGTAATAAACGCCGATCATATGGAAGGGATGGATGGAGCCGAAGCAGTCATTGATTCAAGTGAACAGACAACGGTTTATATGGTTGATTTTGAGGCAGATGGCGAAAGAGTACAAAACCATAAATGGGTAACAGAAGAAGAATTGCGGTCACCGTAA
- a CDS encoding S66 peptidase family protein, which translates to MAQKPPRLQQGDAVGIVALGSPRSDDAINANVAYLRGLGFQPVLGEHVYARTGFLAGPPQDRASDFMTMIEDPSIKWILPTRGGVGVAGIFPYLDFDTIRANPKIISGYSDITILLNVLYQDADLIGFHSLLLLDFQNGTPDYNFNQFFSSTMMPSSPRLLENPPGFPLNGLVNGRGRGPLVGGNLTSFVDSLGTPYEIDTAGKVIFLEDTHEPVNTVYRYLAHLEAAGKFADCEAIIMGTCTSCPIAYNTSYDELISGFLVPLGKPLVTNLQSGHGYYKASVPIGAEVEVDGTNGRITILENTVS; encoded by the coding sequence ATGGCCCAAAAACCACCGCGTTTACAGCAAGGGGATGCAGTTGGGATCGTCGCTCTTGGTAGCCCCCGCTCTGATGATGCGATAAATGCGAATGTTGCTTACTTAAGGGGGCTCGGCTTCCAGCCTGTGCTCGGCGAACATGTCTATGCCCGTACCGGATTTTTAGCTGGTCCGCCACAAGACCGCGCCAGTGATTTTATGACGATGATCGAAGACCCTTCGATTAAATGGATTTTGCCGACACGAGGCGGCGTAGGCGTTGCTGGCATTTTTCCATACCTTGATTTTGATACCATACGCGCCAATCCAAAAATCATTTCAGGCTATAGCGACATTACGATTTTATTAAACGTGCTTTACCAGGATGCAGACTTGATTGGCTTCCATAGTTTGCTTTTGCTTGATTTTCAAAACGGCACGCCTGACTACAATTTCAACCAGTTCTTCTCGTCAACCATGATGCCATCAAGCCCACGCCTTCTAGAAAACCCACCTGGCTTCCCGCTTAACGGCCTCGTTAATGGAAGAGGAAGAGGCCCGCTTGTTGGTGGCAACCTCACCTCTTTTGTTGACAGCCTTGGCACGCCTTATGAAATTGATACAGCCGGAAAAGTCATTTTTTTAGAAGATACGCATGAACCAGTCAATACTGTCTACCGCTATTTGGCACACCTCGAAGCTGCTGGCAAATTCGCTGATTGCGAAGCGATTATTATGGGCACATGCACGAGCTGCCCGATCGCCTACAACACAAGCTATGACGAATTGATTTCCGGTTTTCTTGTGCCTTTAGGCAAACCACTTGTCACGAATCTTCAATCAGGACATGGTTACTACAAAGCCAGTGTGCCAATCGGAGCAGAAGTAGAAGTAGACGGAACAAACGGGCGGATTACGATTTTGGAAAATACCGTGAGTTAA
- the nagE gene encoding N-acetylglucosamine-specific PTS transporter subunit IIBC, with protein sequence MMNYLQRIGRSLMLPVAVLPAAAILMGIGYWMDPSGWGEGNPVAAFLIAAGESLVSGPSMGLLFAIGVALGMAKERDGSAALSGLVAFLVVTHLLSTDSVALLTGSDPENVNAAFGSIQTQFIGILSGIVAAMMYNRFSHVQLPAAFAFFSGKRLVPIMTAASMLLISAVLFIVWPFVYSGLVTFGTWISNLHYVGAGVYGFFNRLLIPTGLHHALNSVFWFDVAGINDIANFWSGSGEKGITGMYQAGFFPVMMFGLPAAALAMYHTAKTKRKKQTASLLLAAGFASFFTGVTEPFEFAFMFVAPVLYVIHAVLTGLSLAIAAYFQWTAGFGFSAGLIDFILSSRLPLANQPWMLLVQGLGFAVVYYALFRFTIVKFNLMTPGREEENDEEKVPEDTENAQDKSKYTAMAAMIYDGLGGDRNVVSIENCVTRLRVEVKNMAQVDQTKIKRTGIPGINVVSNHNIQVIIGPHVQFVADEIEKIRTR encoded by the coding sequence ATGATGAATTACTTACAGCGCATAGGGCGCTCATTGATGTTGCCAGTTGCCGTGTTGCCTGCAGCTGCGATATTAATGGGAATCGGCTATTGGATGGACCCGAGCGGATGGGGAGAAGGCAATCCCGTCGCTGCCTTTTTAATTGCAGCAGGCGAATCTCTTGTGAGCGGGCCGAGCATGGGCCTTTTGTTTGCGATCGGCGTCGCTTTAGGTATGGCAAAGGAGCGTGATGGGTCAGCTGCACTAAGCGGGCTCGTTGCTTTCCTCGTTGTGACCCACTTGTTGTCTACCGATTCAGTTGCATTGCTGACAGGCTCGGACCCCGAAAACGTCAATGCTGCGTTTGGGTCGATTCAGACGCAATTTATTGGGATTTTATCCGGTATTGTCGCTGCTATGATGTATAACCGTTTCAGCCATGTCCAACTTCCGGCCGCATTTGCTTTTTTCAGCGGAAAACGGCTCGTGCCGATTATGACGGCAGCTTCAATGTTGCTCATTTCTGCCGTTCTTTTTATTGTTTGGCCATTTGTTTACTCTGGCCTTGTCACATTTGGAACGTGGATTAGCAACTTGCACTATGTAGGCGCTGGTGTATATGGATTTTTTAACCGCCTTCTCATCCCAACTGGTCTTCACCATGCCTTAAATTCCGTCTTTTGGTTTGACGTTGCTGGCATCAATGACATTGCGAATTTCTGGTCTGGAAGCGGTGAAAAAGGCATTACAGGCATGTACCAAGCTGGCTTTTTTCCAGTTATGATGTTTGGTCTTCCAGCCGCAGCGCTAGCAATGTACCATACGGCGAAAACGAAACGCAAAAAACAAACAGCGTCGTTGCTACTCGCTGCAGGATTTGCTTCGTTTTTCACAGGTGTGACCGAGCCATTTGAATTCGCGTTTATGTTTGTAGCACCTGTTCTTTATGTAATACACGCGGTGCTTACCGGCTTATCGTTGGCCATTGCCGCCTATTTTCAGTGGACAGCTGGATTTGGCTTTAGCGCCGGACTAATTGACTTTATTTTAAGCTCAAGGCTGCCGCTAGCGAACCAGCCATGGATGCTGCTTGTGCAAGGGCTTGGCTTTGCTGTCGTTTATTACGCGCTATTCCGCTTTACGATTGTCAAATTTAATTTGATGACGCCTGGGCGTGAAGAGGAGAACGATGAAGAAAAAGTGCCAGAGGATACTGAAAACGCTCAAGACAAGAGCAAGTATACAGCGATGGCGGCCATGATCTATGATGGACTAGGCGGTGATCGTAATGTTGTCTCAATTGAGAACTGTGTCACCCGCTTACGTGTTGAAGTCAAAAATATGGCTCAAGTCGACCAAACAAAAATTAAACGCACCGGCATTCCTGGCATTAATGTCGTATCCAACCATAATATTCAAGTCATTATTGGCCCACATGTACAATTTGTCGCTGACGAAATCGAGAAAATCCGCACTCGTTAA
- a CDS encoding PRD domain-containing protein: MNLIKSFNNNIALVEDAAGLEWVVIGTGVGFNRKKGDAIDDTLVTKKYSAAGSSTHPFSELIDNIPVAVFEVAAAMIRKAETIIGVQLSDHLFLALADHLNYAIQRTLDGIDYPHSHPWELDRLYPKEHKAAKEAVRIVFDELDVLLPKSEESFLTYHFVNAQGQQRHMKETVKMTEVINRIVKIIEFDYELQLNEESFDYLRLLTHLRYFVLRQLHQEKVEYKQFDPELIELIQGTYKKAYQCATKIGRILHKQYGWELSSNEELYLTLHIWRLLY, translated from the coding sequence ATGAACCTCATCAAATCGTTTAATAACAATATTGCTTTGGTGGAGGATGCTGCTGGCTTAGAATGGGTTGTCATTGGAACAGGCGTTGGCTTTAACCGCAAAAAAGGCGACGCGATTGATGATACATTGGTCACTAAAAAATATTCGGCGGCAGGCTCTAGCACTCACCCCTTTTCAGAGTTAATTGACAACATTCCCGTTGCTGTTTTCGAAGTGGCAGCGGCGATGATCCGTAAAGCAGAAACGATTATTGGCGTTCAGTTAAGCGACCATTTGTTTTTAGCGCTGGCCGACCATCTCAATTACGCGATTCAGCGAACGTTAGATGGCATCGATTACCCCCACTCCCATCCGTGGGAGCTTGATCGCCTTTACCCAAAGGAGCATAAGGCTGCAAAAGAAGCGGTTCGGATTGTCTTTGACGAATTAGATGTGCTATTGCCGAAAAGCGAAGAGTCGTTTTTAACGTACCATTTTGTGAATGCCCAAGGGCAACAACGGCACATGAAAGAAACAGTAAAAATGACAGAAGTGATCAACCGGATTGTCAAAATCATTGAGTTCGATTACGAGCTCCAGCTAAATGAAGAATCATTTGATTACTTGCGGCTGCTCACGCATTTAAGGTACTTTGTTTTACGCCAGCTTCACCAAGAGAAGGTCGAATACAAACAGTTTGACCCTGAATTAATTGAACTTATCCAAGGAACATACAAAAAAGCCTATCAATGTGCAACAAAAATTGGCCGTATCCTTCATAAGCAGTATGGCTGGGAACTCTCCTCTAATGAAGAGCTCTATTTAACGTTGCATATTTGGCGTTTGCTTTATTAA